In the Candidatus Dormiibacterota bacterium genome, TCTCCAACGCCAGCACCGGATCGCGGCGCGTGAGCACGTCGACGCGCGCCAGCACGCCCTGTTCGTCGAACGGCGACGGCCACTCTTCGCACGACGCGAGCAGCTCGAGCGCGCGGTCGTACTGCGCCTCTCGAATGCACCCCCGTGCCAGCTCCAGCCGATCTTGATGCACGATCTGAACTCGCTTAGTCCTGGATCGTTCCGGCTTGCGTTGTTGCTCCGGCGGTGACGTTGACCGTCGGACCGTTCACCATCCACTCCGTTGAGCTCTGGCCGCTTGCAGACAATTGCTGTCCGCTTGCGGTCGTGTAGTTGTTGAAGACGATCACGTGATACGTGCCGCCGATGATGGTGTGCATCGTAAAGGTGCCGTCGGTGTCGGTATCGACCGTATTGGCGACGTTGCCATTCGAGTCAAACGCTACCACCGTGGCGCCGTACACGGGCGTTCCCGATGGGCTGAGCACGGTTCCGGCAATCTTGCCGGCCTCGACGGTCGGCACCGCAAAGAGCGTCGGACGAACCACGAGCGACCCGTCGCTCTGCTGCGCGATTGATTCGAGCGCGTTGAAATCGGCGATCACGTCTTCGGCGGGATTGTCGCCAACCGTGAACGGCGCCGTAATGGTCATCGCCACCGTACCGGGCGATACCGACGTCGTCTGCGTCGTGCTTCCCGCGCCGACCGTACTCTGCGTTTCGGCATTGGTGAGGAAGTCGAGCGGGTACGTGACGTTGTTTGCGACCACGCCGCTGGATTTCACGTCGACGACGAACTGCAGTTGTTGGTAGAACCCGTTGAACACGCTGCCGATCCCAATTGAGGACGGATCGGTTTGCGCCGCCAACACGTTCACCACGTACGGCGTCGGGTAGGAGGCTAGGGTCGTCTTCACCCCGCCCGAGATCACCGCGACGCTATCGATGCCGATGTTGATCGCCGAGGGCGACAAGTTCCCGATGCGCGGCGGCGCGTCGGTCAACAGAATTCCAATCGACGACGTTGGGATGCCGCCCAGCGTATCCTTGGGCGTGAGCGAACGCGGTGCGGCGGGCGTAAGGCCGTTCGAGCCGGCGACTTGCGAACCGCCACCGCACGCCGACAGCGTAAAGAGTAGAGCGACGATAGCGATACGAAGTTGCTTTGAATATTCCACGAGATGCCTCCAGCACACAATAGCAAGCTCAGCCACGCATAAACGCAGCATTGCCCGTCGATCCCACAACCCAAGCCCCGTCACACCAGGGGACCTCAGTATAGCTCGCGCCGCACAGCAATCAAGAGAACGTGCCAGTCGTAAAGTCCCGTTTTGTGTAAAGACTCGGAAAAAATGACGCCCGCAACGTGCATTTATGTAAATGTTTAGTCCGAAATACCTAAAGATTGCGCAAAAAAGGGCCGCTCTTCCGAGCGGCCCCAGGCATCATCGTTCCGTTCGAACGACCGTTATGGAATACCGGGAGCAACGGCCGCCGGTGCGGCGATCGTCGCTTTCGCATCGAGTGCTTGCTGGGCGATCGCCTGCAATTGCGCGAGATGCGCTTGGGTGAGTTCGTCCACATGTCCGCGCTGCAACGCGACGGCGGCAGCGTGGCGCAGGTCTACCAGTTGCAGACGCGCGAGGGCCTGCGCATCGGCCGGGGTGCCCGGCTTCGGAGCGGTCCACATATCCGCAAGCCGCTTTGCGAAGGCCACCTGCAGATTGCGGCGCACGGGGCCATCGGCTGCGGCGTGGCCGCTCGAGATGCTCCCGAAGATGCCGTTGCGCGCCCAGTCGAAGAGATCGGCGAGCGTCATCGTCTTGCCCGGGGCATATTTCGTCCCGAGATCGTCGATGCGCGCCAGCCGCAAGGGCGAGAACAGTTCGTTGAGGGCCGCATTCTGCGCGGCACCTACGATCGCCACCACCGGCACGTCATGCCGCGGGGTGGGGTCGTAGGCCCACGTGCCCTGGGTGGAAAGCGAGCTGTACTCCGAATAGGTCAGGCGGTCGAGGACGTCGCGGTTGAAGCGCCACGGCGCATCCGCGAAGAGCCCGTTATCGAGCATGTTCCAGGCTGCGCGCTCGGCAGCCAGCGAAACCGGCGTGAGCGGCGCGGTTGCGCCGGGATCGCCCGCGTCGGACCGCGAGAGGTACTCGCCGCCGATGGTATGGGCCGGCATCGCCGCGCAGCGCAGGTAGGTAACCATCGGTGCCATGAACGCCATGCGCGCTTCGTCGAAGGCACGCCCGCGGCTGGGAAAACGCTGCGCGACGCGGTTCATGATCGAATGCATCAGCGTCATCTGGGTCCCGCACCACGCTAGCGGCTTATTCGTGAGATCGAAGGTTACCACGCGCGGATCGACCGAGTGGCCGGAGGCGAAGCCGTCTGCATCCTCGTCGCTCGCGAAGCGATAGGATGGGTCGGACCATTTCGAGGCCCATTGCTTGAGCGTCGCTCGCTCCTGAGCGGGCGTGTCCGAGGCCGGGATGTAGCCGTAACCGTAGTGCACGGCATAGTAGTCGTACGGCCCGAGAACCAGTTGATCGTAATCGCCCTGCGGCGTTCCCTTCGGCCAAATGTTCAGCGGGCTATACTCCATCACGGAGCTCGCGACGCCGTGCGCGTTGGTGAAGGACTTGCTTTGGAGATCCTTCGCCGTATAGGCCATCGAACCGATGAAGTTGTGCTGCAGCCCGAGGTCGTGGCCGGATTCGTGCAGGATGATCGAACGAATGAAATTTTCGACGTACGCGTGCTCGCCCGCCGCGGTATCGGGAACGCCGCGCGCGGGCGCGACGATGAACTTGTAGGTGCGTCCGCCGAGGCCCTCGATGGCATCGAAATTGACGCCGATGTTGAGTTCTTCGCCGGTACGAGGATCGGTGATCAAGAGCGCTTCCGCTCCAAACTGAGGCGAACTCGTATCGATCCAGCGAATCATGTTATGGCGCAGATCCTCCGGATCCCAGCTTGGATCGTTGGGTTGCTGACGCACTTCAACCGCATTCAAGATGCCCACCGGTTTGAAGGCATCGTTCCAGGTGAGCAGCGCCTTCTTCACCGTATCGCGATATTGGAACGGAATATCGTTACTGAGATAAAAGACGATCGGGTTCGCCGCCTGGACCGGAGCCGCCGAGGTGCGTTTTCCAAAGTTCCAGCGCGTGATGTAATTCACGGTACGCTGCAATTCGCGATCGCTCGCAAAATCGATCAGCGGCTGCGAGAAATACCCAACTCGCGGATCCGCGACGCGCGGAACGTATCCGTCGTTTGGGGCGGCGATTAGGTTGTACGTCATGTTAACTTCGACGCTGCGAGGATCGGGCGCGTTATCGATCGCGTTCGGATCGAGGGACTGCCACGTCTGATCGACGTGCAACACGTCGTTGAGCGGGAAGGCCTTCGCTTTTGAAAAGAACGAACGGGCCGGGTCGAGGCGATAGCCGTGCGCCGGCATGTTATGGGCGAGTTGGTTGAACGACGCGGCCAAATCGGCGACGTCGCCGAGAAACGGCGCCGCCGGGATGACGACGGTATCGGCGTTCTCTGCGACGATCGGAACCACCGCGATCACCGATTTCGGGAGCGACGCCGCGACGCCGGTGGACTCTGGCGTATTGGGTTTGGTGATCGTATACGTGTTGGGCCAACGCAACACCACGGTATCGTCGACGCGATCGAAGTGGATGATGCGGGCGGGCGCAACGTACGGCTCGCCCTGCGCCGGCCCGAAGCCGCCAAGGCCGCTCGACGGCACGGATGTCTCGATGAAATCTTTGCCGAGCTGCGAGGTGCTCAGGCTCAAATAAGTCTTGCCGTCTTTTTTAATGATCGGAATCAATCCGCTCTCAACAGCCGCGCCTTTGACGAAATCGGCATACGGCTTTGGCGCGCTTCCCGCGGCAGCGTGCGCCGCACCGGCCGCCGCCTGCGCCATTGCGGGCGCAGCGAAGCATGAAGCAAACGCAAGGGCGAGAAACGCTCGTAAGGAACGTCGAATCATGAACCCCTCCACAAGGTATTGGTCAAGCGCTTCTTCGCTACGGGGATGCCCATCTCTGCCGAAAGCATTTGAATACCCGCTGTGCCAAACATCGGCACTCGAAAACGGCGCGCAGGCCTTGACCCTGACCCAACGTCATAGCGTAGCGTCTGGACTGTGAGTTCCGAAATGAATCTCAACGAAGAACCGCTCTACCGCGCAAAAGCCTTTGCCGCACTCGCGGGGGTAACCGTGCGCGCGCTGCATCTGTACGATCGCATCGGGCTGCTGCCGCCGGCGCAACGAACGGCGGCCGGCTATCGGCTCTATGGGGCGGCAGAGCTCGAACGCCTCGAACATATCGTCGCGCTTCGCTTCGTCGGTTTCGGACTCGATCGCATCCAGGAGCTTCTCGCCGGACGCACGCTGCCATTGCTCGAGGCGCTGCAACTGCAACGCCGGATGATGGCGCAGCAGCAACGACACCTCGGCATCGCCATCACCGCTATCGATCGTGCGCAACGCGCGTTCGAGAGCGGCGCGGCGGCCGACCGTTGGGAGACGCTCCGCACCGTTATCGAGGTACTTAAAATGCAACAGGACTGGAGCTGGACCGAACGTTACTATACCGATGAGGATCGCGCCAAACTCGCCAAGATGTGCGAAAGCACGCCACGCGAAATCGTCGAAAGCGGCGAGCGCGATTGGGCCGCGCTCATCGCCGACGTGGAAGAAGCCGCACGCAGCGGCGAGAGCCCGTCCTCTCAACGTGGACGGGACCTGGCGGGGCGCTGGAAGACGCTCGTAGGGGCCTTTACCCAAGGCGATCCGGGCATCGCTCGCGGCCTCAACCGCATGTGGACCGACACCGAGCATCACCCCGAGGGCTTCAAACGCCCGTGGAGCGACGAAGCGGACCGCTTCATCAAAGCCGCCATGGGTTAGGGCCCGACGATACCGCGCGGATGGGCCTAGCCGCGTAGCCTCGATGTCGCAGTAGGCCTCCACACGATTCTTTGTTGGAGGTCTCCATGTACGTTACCGCCGCTTCGCCCACCCGTCCGCGCGCCGTCGAATTCGGCGTTTATCGCGACGGAGATAACAATCTCGACGCTTCCCAGAGCCTTGCGGTCGCGCAGGCGCTACAGACGAGCCAAAGCGATCCGAACATCGAGTTCACGATCCAAGATACCACCGGTCTGCGCGCTTCGCACGGCGATATCGTTGAAGGCAAGATGCACACCGATGCGTTCACGATTGCGGATGGTGAGATCGGCGACCCATCTATAGGTAAAGCCCGCAACATGTCTAACCCGAACAACCTCGCGAGGTTCGTCGCGCAGACGCTCGACAACGCCGAAGCATCCGGCGCGAAGCAGACGTGGCTCGATCTTGTCGATCACGGCGGCGGCGATGGCGGCGGCCTCGAGACGCACGACGGCAAGGTGATGGCCATGCCGGACATGGCTCGCGCGATCGCCGACGGTGTCGCGCTGCATGCGCAGGAGCACCCCGAAGACGCGGGGCGTAACGTCGACGGCGTGGTCGCGAACCAATGCCTGATGGCAACGATGGGTTTCGCCGACGCGCTCTCGCACGTGGGCGTGAAGTATCTCGCCGCGAGCCCGGAGACGATGCTCTCACCCGGCGTACCGACCGGCGTCGCGCACGACATCGCCTCGCATATCGGCGATCCGTCCGCGATGGCCAAAGGCGTCGTGAACGACGTTATGCACGCGCAATATGGCGACGCATTCGAGCGCTTCGGCCCGGCCGCGGCATTCGACGTACTCAATCTCGACCCAACCAAGATCGCGAACGCCGAACGCGCGATCAAAGGCTTCAACGATGCCGCTGTGCACGAAGCGGGCGCGTCGCCCGCTGCGCGGGCCGCGCTACGCGACGACGTTCGGTCGGTCCAAGGCATGGTCCGTTTCTCCGGCGCAACGCCCGATATGCCGTGGCACGCCGATCGTCCGGCAATGGCGGTGTACTCCGCGGTTGCATCCGACGGACGTTTGAGCGACGCGCTTCGCTCCGACGCGCGGGCCGCAAAGGCCGCGGTGGGGAGCTTGGTGATGGCGCATAAGGAAAGCCGCGGCTTCGGCCCGTTCGACGGTTCGAGCTACGCCGATGCGGCCGGGCCGACGATCCACGCTCCGGTGACGCCGAAGCAGATCGACTCGTGGGCTCCCAAGATCAGCGAAACCAAGAACGCCTTTTACACCGCTACCGACGAGGACAAACTCGCGCGTGTTATCGCCTAGCACGAGTCGCTAGGGCTACCGTAATGCGCGTTCGATC is a window encoding:
- a CDS encoding carboxypeptidase regulatory-like domain-containing protein, coding for MEYSKQLRIAIVALLFTLSACGGGSQVAGSNGLTPAAPRSLTPKDTLGGIPTSSIGILLTDAPPRIGNLSPSAINIGIDSVAVISGGVKTTLASYPTPYVVNVLAAQTDPSSIGIGSVFNGFYQQLQFVVDVKSSGVVANNVTYPLDFLTNAETQSTVGAGSTTQTTSVSPGTVAMTITAPFTVGDNPAEDVIADFNALESIAQQSDGSLVVRPTLFAVPTVEAGKIAGTVLSPSGTPVYGATVVAFDSNGNVANTVDTDTDGTFTMHTIIGGTYHVIVFNNYTTASGQQLSASGQSSTEWMVNGPTVNVTAGATTQAGTIQD
- a CDS encoding zinc-dependent metalloprotease — protein: MIRRSLRAFLALAFASCFAAPAMAQAAAGAAHAAAGSAPKPYADFVKGAAVESGLIPIIKKDGKTYLSLSTSQLGKDFIETSVPSSGLGGFGPAQGEPYVAPARIIHFDRVDDTVVLRWPNTYTITKPNTPESTGVAASLPKSVIAVVPIVAENADTVVIPAAPFLGDVADLAASFNQLAHNMPAHGYRLDPARSFFSKAKAFPLNDVLHVDQTWQSLDPNAIDNAPDPRSVEVNMTYNLIAAPNDGYVPRVADPRVGYFSQPLIDFASDRELQRTVNYITRWNFGKRTSAAPVQAANPIVFYLSNDIPFQYRDTVKKALLTWNDAFKPVGILNAVEVRQQPNDPSWDPEDLRHNMIRWIDTSSPQFGAEALLITDPRTGEELNIGVNFDAIEGLGGRTYKFIVAPARGVPDTAAGEHAYVENFIRSIILHESGHDLGLQHNFIGSMAYTAKDLQSKSFTNAHGVASSVMEYSPLNIWPKGTPQGDYDQLVLGPYDYYAVHYGYGYIPASDTPAQERATLKQWASKWSDPSYRFASDEDADGFASGHSVDPRVVTFDLTNKPLAWCGTQMTLMHSIMNRVAQRFPSRGRAFDEARMAFMAPMVTYLRCAAMPAHTIGGEYLSRSDAGDPGATAPLTPVSLAAERAAWNMLDNGLFADAPWRFNRDVLDRLTYSEYSSLSTQGTWAYDPTPRHDVPVVAIVGAAQNAALNELFSPLRLARIDDLGTKYAPGKTMTLADLFDWARNGIFGSISSGHAAADGPVRRNLQVAFAKRLADMWTAPKPGTPADAQALARLQLVDLRHAAAVALQRGHVDELTQAHLAQLQAIAQQALDAKATIAAPAAVAPGIP
- a CDS encoding MerR family transcriptional regulator, which gives rise to MSSEMNLNEEPLYRAKAFAALAGVTVRALHLYDRIGLLPPAQRTAAGYRLYGAAELERLEHIVALRFVGFGLDRIQELLAGRTLPLLEALQLQRRMMAQQQRHLGIAITAIDRAQRAFESGAAADRWETLRTVIEVLKMQQDWSWTERYYTDEDRAKLAKMCESTPREIVESGERDWAALIADVEEAARSGESPSSQRGRDLAGRWKTLVGAFTQGDPGIARGLNRMWTDTEHHPEGFKRPWSDEADRFIKAAMG